Within Paramormyrops kingsleyae isolate MSU_618 chromosome 24, PKINGS_0.4, whole genome shotgun sequence, the genomic segment ATCCCTATAATAACTATGAGGTCCTTTAAAAATCTTTACGTTATGCGTGCCATCAACACCGGATCCGTTTCCTTTTAACTCGATACTTCATGTTTCGGTCACCATCCACGTTTCCAGCGTCGGTTTCCCTAATGTGGTTAAGAAATGTGGCAGTTTACGTGTAACGAGCAACATTTTTTGGAAAATCTTTGTGATTTCGCTACATCGTGTGCTTCTCGGCTACTCGTCGGGTCTGCAGCGGCTATTGCCATTCATAACACACCGGCAACAAGTTAACGATCGTGCTGCGGGGCTCCGGAGCGGCGTGCTGGAGAGGGCGATCCGGGTTCCGAAGCGTCTCTGTTGGCATTCTTCATTCAGCCGCGGCGCTCGTTTATCCTCAATGCGGCGATCCTCGAATCCAGTCGCCGTGCTGCTTCGGAGGAGAAGAAAAAACTTGGATTTTCAACTTTCTAAGCGGGATGGACGTATTGCTTCTGAGCTGATTAACACATgacctgcaaaaaaaaataaaatctacgATCCCATTCCCACGGCGCAGGTCTCCGATGCCCGTACCGGCAGTTGCAGCATTTCCCTTCAAAGCGAAAACGGCttttcttaaatattttaaaaccctCTTTTAGTTTTCGTCCACAGCGGCCACCATGTTTAACCAGCAGAAGCTCCCTATTCCTGTTCTTTTCAATAAGAAAATTTGTCTAACTTCTTTTCAGTACGCACCATTTGCATCCATGGTTCCGAAACGGTATATTTCCGTTAATTCTCCAAGAAATCCATTAAGTTGGttgttttatttgtacaacgcGTCCCTTTTCTTAAAGGGGCAATATCTCCCTCCCAGTGTACTGGTTGTTTCGGTCGTGATGCTGTTGGTTGAATTACGTCATCCAGGTGATTACCGTATTTCTCGTAACAAACGCCTTTATtgtaataactttaaaactggGCAGTTAAAGTTTTGGTAGGTTATTTTTCACGTGACTCGCGGAAACACAAAGTCTTGTTCACCGAATGCAATTGTTTTTTTAAGATTATTAATGCTTTTAACACATgtcaaacatttaattttaatatacatgctcAGAAAACCTTGAGCATAATATTAATGACTTTAAGTATTTTACATTCACATCAACCACTCAGGCGGTGTTTTAGGATTTAAAAAAGACTAACTTAAAGGATTTTTACATAAGCGTAGGCTATATAAACCTAGGGACGGTCGCCAGTTTATGGCACAGAATGAACCCAGAAAGCAACTGAATGTGAGGCAACTGTATGGTGTCGTCGCGTAAGACGAATCACTCACAGTTACTGACAGGTATCTACCGTTAAACTTTCGACTTTTTTTCTCGGAAGTTTATTTCGACTGTAATCTCaacattatacatacatacattacacacacacacctacacacacgcCCTAATAATCTTCCTTGGGTTTTTTGGGAAAGTCTCATTAAGACGCTTAGTTAtagtttattttaatataaaggCCTTCCCTCTACAGCTGCAAAAAGTGCCAAATAACtaactaaataaacaaacaaaaatataaataaataaataaatactaggACGAAATATATGAACCCgacttattttttaaaaagcgaCATTTTTTTAACTATACCGAAAATAATAAATTCTTACTATATTCTACGTAAGCAACATCTTTATAGCTAATTATATTGCTGTGTTTATATACCTCTTTACAGAGACATTTGTCACTATGCTATCACGTGGTCTGTCAGGCCACTTTATTCTCGTGCTGCCAGACGAAAAAGGCTTcctctttatttttatatagttcCTTTCCGTCGCTGTCAAGGTTGCTTCAAGTCAGGCTCACAcaactgaaaaaacattacatcTTGGAGATATAAACATCTGGTTATAGTTTCCGGCCAAACACTCTCCTAGTTTACCCAAACATGTCAGAATTACTATTGATATAGGCCTAGTTCTTTTCCAAAAGACCTCAATTGACATTTTTCTTGCAGTTCAGTCATTTCTACAGTATAGAAATAATATACTATATAACATTGCAGAATAAGCTGCTTTAGTTTAAAGACATGATTTGTATAATATTCATGTTTAATAATTAGCAGCACCGTAATGATGTGATATGATGATATGATGTGGTATGATTCTACAAAACGAATCCCTTTAATGGTAATTTATTGTCATACAATTCATTTAATGAATCTAAATACAACATTCAGTAGCTTTCCTTGGTTAGGCCTTACTAGAAGTATTGATCTGTTTCACACCCGTTCTGCTAAGTATCTTGCTCTTTTTTGCGCTATTTAAAGCTAACAGTGTTTAAGTAATTTGTTGAGTATTTTATAGAACTGATGCTCTACCCCGTTAAATACTGATGACATATAGTTGCATATTTATCACTATACTTTATCCTTTACTCGCTGGAAGTTGGTTTATTATCCTCTAGCTTTGGTTGGTATAAAGGGCATGTTTTGgtagtttttaaaataatgtctaCATATTTACGGTAACGTTCCAGTTCTTTTTCAAACACTGTAACCAGGGGCGGATGAGGGATCTCAAAGCAGCGGTGGGACGAAAAGGGGGTCCCCCTCTATTTACCAAGGGCCCCCTGCCGTGATGGGCCCGGGGGTAAACGTCCCTCCGCACACCCCCGCCTCCTCCGCTATACTGACTGTAACCTTGTACCATGtgacaaaaaaacattaatagTTCCTCATTATACCTAACAACCAAAAGCTACCACTTTCAGAATAGTACACAACATTTCGTTACAAGTTACTGGGTATGTAGAGTATCGTTTTGAAGACGGTAAAGATAAGAGGAAGACGCTTCAGTTGTAAATGTTAATATCTGATGTTGGAAAAGGAAGAACAAGGCATGCATATcactgcagtaaaaaaaatcGGAATCGAAACACGGAATAAAATAAGCACCTTGAACAATATTACTAACGCGATATACAAAAGAAGGGTTAAAATGCACACTTTCCTTTTTCAACGTGATTAAATTTCAACTCGTGTCTGCAGGCTAGTGTCTGTAACGCCCTGGTGGCGTCAGCCACAGCACCGGCGACATAAACTGGGCGGGGAGGCGCAGGACTGCCGTCCCATCGCAAGCTTACTAAGGGCCGGTCATATGAAACGGCTGTGCCTCACGGATACTGAGATCAGAACCGTGTCGGTTCGGCGTTCCAGCGGACACACATGGTTCTGCTCCGCCACATATCCATTGCTTTAACCGCCGCGGTGGCCGCTCTAGGATCGGCGCTGTTCATCGCCTGGAGTTACTTCTACAGAAGGCGAATATGGTCACCTGAGATGGACTACTGCGTGTTCAAAGAGGTGAGGTCTTATCTCTGCTCTTCAAGCCTTTCCTTCGAAACGCTTCAACTTcgtataaatgtaatttttaacgTTGCGATCCATGCCTAAGTTAATGTCAGATGGTGCAGGTTGCTGCAAGTGAAAAGTCTAGACGTGGCCATAACTTGCGATGGGGAAGTACACTCCATTTTGCAAGACTGCGTGTAGGGTAAACATTTTCAAAGTGGCTGTTTTAACGCCAGCTGTCATGCACCGCGAAGCGAAACAACGGCTAGAAAAATACACCTGCCGAGTATTAATTAATATACCCGAATGAGCGGGGAAAGAGTGAGTTTATTTTGCATGGTATCTACGCAATCATGCAAATGCCGCAAAATCTCCGCTCCCAAATTTAAATTCTGCAGTATGTGTAAAAACACAGTATATAAGAAATCATATACAAAGCATATTTAATTATTGGGTACTGAGCAAAAATGGAGTGGATAACTGAAGGTTTGTACTGAGTATCCTACTGTAATTTACAATTTTCATATCGCATGTAATATGACTTTGAGCATATCCGTTTTCCTGTTTGTATGAGCAAAATCAATGGTCAGACTTTGAACTATTACCAGCTGTAGGTTTTTTCATAATCTGCGGTCTGCTTAACGTATGACCTCCTTGTGAATCCAAACTCACGTGCAGCACTGTTAGAGATAATCGATTTAATAAAGCACGCCAATACCATCACCTTTCTCTCCGACCAAACAAATAAGCACGGAATATGATTTTGTAGCTTCCATGTGGGCGCTTAAACACGATTGTTTCAGTGGATATTGACCACCCCTTTTACTTACTGTAAGACATTAAATCAGTGTGCTCCTTTTCAAATGGGAACATAACATTCTGCTTCTCTGCCTCCTACAGTAACAAAAGGGCCACTTTCACACGTTGAAAAGCAGTCAGCCTAAAAAGAGCCAAGTAGGATTTAATCACCTTTGTTCACCCTTATTATTCTAAAAATGAACACAAATTAAATCTGCAGTCTTGAAAAGAATAGATCCTTTGTTTTCTCCTGGATCCAAGGTAGGAATCCCGCACCCCTCGCTTTCTGTGTAGGTAATGTTAGGGTTTATCTTTGTTAAGGATGAACAGTGTAATAACCTTACTGTACCTTAGCTTGTCAAATAAGTCAAAGTCCTTGTCTGTATACATAGGACGTAttaattttctttaattatCACCACTCTGCTTTAAGTAAGTAACCGAAATCAATAGAAGTGATACTTTCCCACAAACATTCGTTTCATTGATGTTTTCATTCAGAGAAGTCGGTTTGTTTTCTGTCCGTCATGGGACTGAAACCTAAACCTAAACTGCCTAGTCAGGTCCCGCTCTTTTCCCTACTGATCGCCAGTACAAGCAGTGATTCCGCCGAGGAGCGCAGCTGGTGCTTGTCGGCCAACAAAAAACCCGCTCAGAGTTTCACGAATCTTCACACGTGTGGCCAACAGGAGCAGGAGAAGGAGCAGCGCAATGAAAAGCAGGTGCTTGTCCTGGGCCTGGACGGAGCCGGCAAAAGCAGGGTTCTGCAGGTGCTCAACGGGACGAGGGGCACGAGGGGCTGCCGCCCCACCAGAGGCTTCAACTTCATGAGCATCAGCACTCCGGGGTGCCAGCTGGACTTCCTGGAGAGTGAGTGCTGTGCCCATGACTGCTTATGGTTAATCCTGGCTGGTTGGCAGATTCCAGTCTTTGAAAACCACTCATCAAACAAATGGTTACTGGTAAACCTGCAGACCATTAACGTAGGTTAAGCATCCTTCTTAGGGACTTTGATCACTAAATTACCTAGTATAAAGATACCATTACACCGAAGACAGAAATTTATAGGAGCAATCACTATACTTTTTGTGCGATTGGTTCATATACCAAactatttctttttcttttggcAACTGTCAACTTTAATTGAGAAATCGTGAGTGAGAGCGTCCCCTAGTCATCTTCCAGATAATTCCGAATAATGAAAATGTCGATAATGGCACCTCTGATAAATTCATAATCcattaaatgaataattaaatgggaaaaaatgacaaaaactaAAATGACTAATGACAAACATTTCTtcaaatgcagtatttaataaaatCTAGAAGGGTCTTTTGGCACAAagtgtttttaatctgatgtcGACGGAACCTTTTCGCTGAAGTATTGCTTCGCGACTTAATTCATACCCCTCCTGCGCCAGTTGGTGGTGGTGAAGACCTGCGGATGTACTGGACAGAGTACCTGAGGAAAACCCATATCTTGGTGTATGTGGTCGACTCCTCTGACCGCCAGCGCCTCCCACTGGCGAAAGAGGAACTGCACAGGCTGCTGCAGGCTGACAAGCAGCTCCCTGTGGTGGTGCTGGGGAACAAACAGGTAAATATTGGTGGCTTGGTAGGTGACATGTAGCTAGatttcatactacaatgcagtgggggcggggggagggggtgggttcATTATAAAAGATTTTAAGTTTGAGTAGCAGTTTCAGAAAGCTGCAGAAATATTGCTTGGAATAAAGCAGTTTTAGTCGTCAGCAGCCACAGATCAtttacagctgtggaaaaattgagagaccactctatatttttaaacaaatctgcattttgaaatcctggtttaatcctggttctgttggcagaaggctacactgagcagcaggctgcttccaggttcaaaatttcaaagacagcagtacacaagaataatgtgaagcaggagacactgggaacgaccaaaaaccagccagattGAGGGCTGAAGTGACTTTCTGATGCCCGAGATAACCatcaacttatccgacagtttctcatgaatcggaggatgacctcaagtgaccttcgataggaatgggaaacattaagtgcaggtgtgaagtgcactgctaggacagttcataacagggtcctagaagcaggaatgaagacccataaagcaagaaaGAATCCCTTCATTAACATTATTCAGAGATGCAGagccataaattgagaaatgagtgaaacaaaaaaaatgttctgtggtctcttaattatTTCCATGG encodes:
- the arl10 gene encoding ADP-ribosylation factor-like 10, with the translated sequence MVLLRHISIALTAAVAALGSALFIAWSYFYRRRIWSPEMDYCVFKEEQEKEQRNEKQVLVLGLDGAGKSRVLQVLNGTRGTRGCRPTRGFNFMSISTPGCQLDFLEIGGGEDLRMYWTEYLRKTHILVYVVDSSDRQRLPLAKEELHRLLQADKQLPVVVLGNKQDKPGAVSVSELHDALSLGTIRDERKVFLLTAQLGSEDPSESGGLRAFQDLLLQLA